From Pseudanabaena sp. PCC 6802, one genomic window encodes:
- a CDS encoding NIL domain-containing protein gives MSARTQNAQFDHQLNRQQAIQERLAKHHITLRVPQTHHQEPIVSNFVSEHGLTVNITAALLGENTREDGWFNLELVGTDRQIQSALVYLEELDLEFWEKQNQTEETW, from the coding sequence ATGTCCGCTCGCACGCAAAATGCTCAATTCGATCACCAGCTTAATCGCCAACAGGCTATCCAGGAAAGGCTAGCCAAGCACCACATTACCCTCAGGGTTCCGCAAACCCATCACCAGGAACCGATTGTTTCTAATTTCGTATCAGAGCACGGCTTGACGGTTAACATCACTGCAGCCCTGTTGGGAGAAAATACCAGAGAAGATGGTTGGTTTAATCTGGAGTTAGTTGGTACTGACCGACAGATTCAAAGTGCTCTGGTTTACCTGGAGGAACTGGACTTGGAATTTTGGGAGAAACAAAACCAAACTGAGGAAACTTGGTAA
- a CDS encoding DUF928 domain-containing protein — MTSPNFPFYTATAALLASLNLVALPLAPVSAQKISGDRGEIASAIDKLKGGKVVYTPPKDVGTPTNTVGGLSRGECKEVRCLMALMPNTKSGVDHFPQTVSSHPVFFFNAPKFSGWAEFRLYEVSTKAAPKRIYKTRFPIETQASIISFRMPLDAPELKVGKFYRWEFAWNNPANSTCVGVVRRVDLDRTVLQQIAKAKPIDKASLYAKAGVWFEAVETLAEARRDRPDAPDLMTEWSDLLKSVGLDVVVLQPISPESLSTKASNSY; from the coding sequence ATGACTTCTCCCAATTTTCCTTTCTATACTGCAACTGCTGCACTACTGGCATCTCTTAATCTTGTAGCTCTTCCCCTTGCACCAGTGTCTGCTCAGAAGATCTCAGGCGATCGGGGCGAAATTGCCAGCGCGATCGACAAGCTTAAGGGCGGTAAGGTAGTCTATACCCCACCCAAGGATGTTGGTACGCCTACAAATACCGTAGGAGGATTGTCGCGCGGCGAATGTAAAGAAGTTAGATGCTTAATGGCATTAATGCCCAATACTAAGTCTGGTGTCGATCACTTCCCGCAAACTGTCTCCTCCCATCCCGTTTTCTTTTTCAATGCCCCCAAATTCTCAGGTTGGGCTGAATTCAGATTGTACGAAGTAAGTACGAAGGCAGCGCCAAAACGCATCTACAAAACAAGATTCCCAATCGAAACCCAAGCCAGCATTATTAGTTTCCGCATGCCCCTGGATGCTCCAGAACTGAAAGTTGGGAAATTTTATCGCTGGGAATTTGCGTGGAATAACCCTGCCAATAGTACGTGCGTGGGTGTGGTACGGCGGGTAGACCTCGATCGCACCGTATTGCAACAGATAGCTAAAGCCAAGCCTATTGACAAAGCTAGCCTTTATGCCAAAGCGGGAGTTTGGTTTGAGGCGGTGGAAACTCTGGCAGAAGCTCGTCGCGATCGCCCCGACGCTCCCGACTTAATGACGGAATGGAGCGATCTGCTCAAATCGGTCGGTTTAGATGTCGTCGTCTTGCAGCCGATTAGCCCCGAATCGCTAAGTACAAAAGCAAGCAATAGCTATTGA
- a CDS encoding DUF2887 domain-containing protein: MAELVVADREAAIAQAKQLTQQMQEDSSSSGFEEGLLKLIQAVIVYKLEYNGLQDLQATFALDDVRKTRLFIVSYPYYWSELILIGNQL, translated from the coding sequence ATGGCGGAGTTGGTTGTGGCCGATCGCGAAGCAGCAATTGCGCAAGCAAAGCAACTCACGCAGCAGATGCAGGAGGATTCGAGCAGTTCGGGTTTTGAGGAGGGCCTATTAAAATTAATCCAGGCAGTTATTGTTTACAAGTTAGAGTATAACGGTCTCCAGGATTTACAAGCCACGTTCGCATTAGATGATGTCAGGAAAACACGTTTGTTTATAGTAAGTTACCCCTACTACTGGTCAGAACTTATCCTGATTGGTAACCAGTTGTAG
- the urtE gene encoding urea ABC transporter ATP-binding subunit UrtE, with product MTKDLNSALLDKPEVTHPILNISGLNVYYGESHILRNVDLNVFSGEMVCLIGRNGVGKTTLLKTIIGLLSARSGEVNLMTESILRRSPDRRAKLGIGYVPQGREIIPKLTVKENLLLGLETGRTKGRETEMMEQAFELFPVLKSMLWRLGGNLSGGQQQQLAIARALMGRPQLLLLDEPTEGIQPSIVLEIEASIQRIVKTTGISVLLVEQHLHFVRQANRYYAMQKGTIVASGETKSLSNDIIQQFLAV from the coding sequence ATGACAAAAGATCTCAATTCCGCTCTGCTCGACAAGCCGGAGGTTACCCACCCCATTCTCAACATATCGGGGCTTAATGTTTATTACGGCGAAAGTCACATCCTGCGCAATGTCGATCTGAACGTGTTTTCAGGTGAAATGGTCTGCTTGATCGGACGCAATGGTGTCGGTAAAACAACATTGCTCAAAACCATTATTGGGTTGCTGTCTGCCCGTAGCGGTGAAGTGAACTTGATGACAGAGTCCATACTGCGCCGATCGCCAGATCGCCGTGCCAAGCTGGGTATAGGTTATGTGCCACAGGGCAGAGAAATTATCCCGAAGCTAACCGTAAAAGAAAACTTGCTGCTTGGTTTGGAAACTGGTAGAACGAAAGGAAGAGAAACCGAGATGATGGAACAAGCATTCGAGCTTTTTCCGGTGCTCAAATCCATGCTCTGGCGCTTGGGTGGTAACCTCAGCGGCGGGCAGCAGCAACAACTGGCGATCGCCCGCGCTTTAATGGGCAGACCGCAACTCTTACTTTTGGACGAACCAACCGAAGGGATTCAACCCTCAATCGTTCTGGAAATCGAAGCATCGATCCAACGAATCGTCAAGACTACAGGTATCTCAGTGCTGTTAGTGGAACAGCACCTCCATTTTGTCCGTCAGGCCAATCGCTACTATGCCATGCAAAAGGGCACGATCGTTGCTTCTGGCGAAACCAAAAGCCTCAGTAATGACATCATTCAACAATTCCTCGCTGTTTAA
- a CDS encoding serine/threonine-protein kinase: MSYCLNPNCPQPQNDDRFQFCQSCGARLLLKDSYLAIAPIGEGGMGRTFRAINRAKFDQPCAIKQLMLQYQAGSHRQKAIELFNREAAQLQSLGKHPQIPELIAYFEQENSLYLVQELIEGRNLLDEMKEQGAFDEAKIRELLLDLLPVLQFIHERGTIHRDIKPENIIRRRSPLTPEGWQLVLVDFGASKVVTSATVSKTGTFIGSAEYTAPEQLRGKATFASDIYSLGATCIHLLTGTSPFDLYNDIEDRWIWRQYLKEPVSESLGNILDRMLAKPTSNRFESAGIILDILNNKSSISSLVVTKKSSDDDKIAPVGNYSKLKELLETGNWLEADRETSAIILKLTGKDKIREIARKDIEILSCADLYELDRMWDYYSNHKFGFSVQKEIWQGLGGVLFYDSRNYWKFAETYIKFAERTGWAKKSWFSESSWLKYKDLNFSIDAPRGHLPATFHWHGHEVMDALFLRIKVCGY; this comes from the coding sequence ATGAGCTACTGCCTCAACCCTAACTGCCCCCAGCCCCAAAATGACGATCGCTTCCAGTTTTGTCAGAGTTGTGGAGCGCGGCTACTGCTAAAAGACTCATATCTGGCGATCGCTCCCATTGGCGAAGGAGGTATGGGCAGAACCTTTCGCGCCATCAATCGCGCTAAGTTCGACCAGCCTTGCGCGATTAAGCAATTAATGCTCCAGTACCAGGCTGGCAGTCATCGGCAAAAAGCGATCGAGCTATTCAACCGCGAAGCCGCACAACTGCAATCCCTAGGCAAGCACCCTCAAATACCCGAACTAATCGCCTACTTCGAGCAAGAGAATTCTCTCTATCTCGTCCAGGAGTTGATCGAGGGACGGAATTTACTGGATGAAATGAAGGAACAGGGAGCGTTCGACGAAGCCAAAATTCGCGAGTTGCTGCTGGACTTACTGCCAGTCTTGCAATTCATTCACGAGCGCGGCACGATCCATCGCGATATCAAACCAGAAAATATTATCCGACGGCGATCGCCCCTTACACCTGAGGGGTGGCAGCTAGTTCTGGTTGACTTTGGTGCCTCGAAGGTAGTGACATCTGCCACAGTATCCAAAACCGGAACGTTTATTGGCAGTGCAGAGTACACAGCACCGGAACAACTGAGGGGTAAAGCCACTTTTGCTAGCGATATTTATAGCTTGGGTGCGACTTGCATACATCTATTGACAGGAACCTCTCCGTTTGACCTATATAACGATATTGAAGATCGATGGATATGGCGACAATATCTCAAAGAGCCAGTCAGCGAGTCTTTAGGAAACATCCTGGATCGAATGCTGGCCAAACCCACCAGCAATCGCTTTGAATCGGCTGGTATTATCTTAGATATACTAAATAATAAGTCATCAATTTCATCTCTAGTAGTAACAAAAAAATCGAGTGATGATGATAAAATCGCACCTGTAGGCAATTACTCCAAATTGAAGGAATTACTGGAGACAGGGAATTGGCTGGAAGCAGATCGCGAAACTAGCGCCATCATATTAAAACTTACAGGTAAAGACAAGATACGCGAGATCGCTCGCAAAGATATCGAAATTCTTTCCTGCGCCGATCTCTACGAACTAGATCGGATGTGGGATTACTACAGCAATCACAAATTCGGATTTAGCGTTCAAAAGGAGATTTGGCAAGGCTTGGGAGGAGTTTTATTCTATGACAGCAGAAATTACTGGAAATTTGCCGAAACCTATATCAAATTCGCCGAACGCACGGGCTGGGCAAAGAAATCCTGGTTTTCAGAGTCAAGCTGGCTCAAATATAAAGATTTAAACTTCTCAATCGATGCACCTAGAGGACATCTCCCCGCCACTTTCCATTGGCACGGACACGAAGTCATGGATGCATTGTTCCTGCGCATCAAAGTCTGCGGCTATTAA